Proteins co-encoded in one Pseudorhizobium banfieldiae genomic window:
- a CDS encoding thymidylate synthase, whose amino-acid sequence MRQYLDLLRHVMDHGTDRGDRTGTGTRSVFGYQMRFDLEEGFPVLTTKKLHLRSIIHELLWFLRGDTNIAYLRENGVTIWDEWADQNGDLGPVYGAQWRSWPAPDGGHIDQIANVIESLKTNPNSRRHIVSAWNPALVDEMALPPCHCLFQFYVADGRLSCQLYQRSADIFLGVPFNIPSYALLTMMMAQVTGLKPGDFVHTLGDAHLYRNHFEQAELQLTRTPKPLPTMRINPAVKDLFAFRYEDFTLENYVADPSIKAPIAV is encoded by the coding sequence ATGCGGCAATATCTCGACCTTCTCCGACATGTGATGGATCACGGCACCGACCGTGGAGACCGAACCGGGACCGGCACTCGCTCCGTCTTCGGCTACCAGATGCGCTTCGACCTCGAGGAGGGCTTTCCCGTCCTGACGACGAAGAAGCTGCACCTGCGGTCGATCATCCACGAGTTGCTCTGGTTCCTGCGCGGCGATACCAACATCGCCTATCTGAGGGAAAACGGCGTCACCATATGGGATGAATGGGCCGACCAGAATGGCGATCTCGGGCCGGTCTACGGTGCCCAGTGGCGATCATGGCCGGCGCCCGACGGTGGCCATATCGACCAGATCGCCAATGTGATCGAATCACTGAAGACCAACCCGAACTCCCGCCGCCACATCGTTTCGGCGTGGAACCCGGCGCTGGTTGACGAGATGGCGCTTCCGCCCTGCCACTGCCTGTTCCAGTTCTACGTGGCGGACGGCCGGCTCTCCTGCCAACTCTACCAGCGGTCCGCCGACATATTCCTCGGCGTGCCCTTCAACATCCCGTCCTATGCTCTCCTGACAATGATGATGGCGCAGGTGACAGGGCTCAAGCCCGGCGATTTCGTCCACACTCTCGGCGATGCGCATCTCTACAGGAACCACTTCGAGCAGGCAGAGCTGCAACTGACGCGAACCCCGAAGCCCTTGCCGACCATGCGCATCAATCCGGCGGTGAAGGATCTCTTTGCCTTCCGCTACGAGGATTTCACGCTGGAGAACTACGTGGCCGATCCCAGCATCAAGGCACCGATCGCGGTATGA
- a CDS encoding dihydrofolate reductase has product MTVPVSIVVAVAQNGVIGRDGGMPWKLSTDLRRFKQLTIGKPIVLGRKTLESFGGKPLPGRPHVIITRNRDFSVQGAVTIDGVEKALAKAQEVAAETGAAEVCVIGGGEVYRQVMNLVDVLYVTHVEVAVPDGDTFFPPIDPAVFEKVEETLVPAGERDDYPTRFAIYRRRPATN; this is encoded by the coding sequence ATGACTGTTCCCGTCTCCATCGTCGTCGCGGTCGCGCAGAACGGCGTCATCGGCCGCGATGGCGGCATGCCCTGGAAACTTTCGACCGATCTTCGGCGCTTCAAGCAGCTGACCATCGGCAAGCCAATCGTGCTCGGTCGTAAGACGCTGGAATCCTTCGGCGGCAAGCCGTTGCCTGGACGCCCCCATGTCATCATAACCCGGAACCGTGATTTCAGCGTGCAGGGTGCTGTAACAATTGACGGCGTGGAGAAGGCTTTGGCCAAGGCTCAGGAAGTTGCTGCCGAGACCGGTGCTGCAGAAGTCTGCGTGATCGGTGGTGGCGAGGTCTACCGGCAGGTGATGAACCTCGTCGACGTGCTCTATGTCACACATGTCGAGGTTGCCGTTCCGGACGGAGACACGTTCTTTCCGCCTATCGATCCCGCTGTATTCGAGAAGGTCGAGGAGACGCTCGTTCCAGCGGGTGAGCGGGACGACTATCCGACCCGTTTTGCGATCTATCGCCGTCGCCCCGCGACAAACTGA
- a CDS encoding DUF4169 family protein, protein MSGDVVNLRQARKAKQRLEKERQADQNRLTFGRSKTEKTLTKALNRKAERSLDQGRLERQDDRD, encoded by the coding sequence ATGAGCGGTGACGTCGTCAATCTGCGCCAGGCCCGGAAGGCGAAGCAGCGCCTGGAGAAGGAGAGGCAGGCCGATCAGAACCGGCTCACCTTTGGTCGTAGCAAGACGGAAAAGACACTGACGAAGGCGCTGAACCGCAAGGCCGAGCGCTCGCTTGACCAGGGACGACTGGAAAGGCAGGACGATCGGGACTGA
- a CDS encoding SspB family protein, translating to MGQDHIRYDILAQDALRGVIRKVLSEVAATGRLPGDHHFFITFLTGAPGVRISQHLKTKYPEQMTIVIQHQFWDLKVSDTQFEIGLSFSDTPERLVVPFNAIRGFYDPSVNFELEFEVPLAEEDENSAAEITAIPVESAARHDAVEQAEGEEKKPASVVSLDSFRKKQ from the coding sequence ATGGGGCAGGATCATATCCGCTACGATATCTTGGCGCAGGACGCATTGCGCGGTGTTATCCGAAAGGTGCTGAGCGAAGTTGCTGCCACGGGTCGGCTGCCAGGCGACCACCATTTCTTCATCACCTTCCTGACCGGCGCCCCGGGCGTTCGCATCTCTCAGCATCTCAAGACGAAGTATCCCGAGCAGATGACGATCGTCATCCAGCACCAGTTCTGGGACCTGAAGGTATCCGACACCCAGTTCGAGATCGGCCTGTCCTTCTCTGATACGCCGGAGCGGCTGGTGGTCCCGTTCAATGCGATTCGCGGTTTCTATGATCCGTCGGTGAATTTCGAGCTCGAGTTCGAGGTGCCGTTGGCGGAAGAGGACGAGAACTCCGCGGCCGAGATCACTGCCATTCCCGTTGAGAGTGCCGCAAGGCATGACGCCGTCGAACAGGCGGAAGGGGAGGAAAAGAAGCCGGCGTCAGTCGTGTCGCTCGATTCCTTCCGAAAGAAGCAATAG
- a CDS encoding ribbon-helix-helix domain-containing protein, with product MIRKHSATLHGHRTSFSLEDEFWEELKRIAAERGLSIAGLIASIDDARAPDSNLSSALRLHVLRWHQEKNASDLR from the coding sequence GTGATCCGCAAACATTCTGCAACACTGCATGGCCACCGTACCAGTTTCTCCCTCGAGGACGAATTCTGGGAGGAGCTGAAACGCATCGCCGCGGAACGTGGTCTCAGCATCGCCGGCCTCATTGCCTCGATCGACGATGCCAGAGCGCCGGACAGCAATCTGTCTTCTGCGCTGCGGCTGCATGTCCTTCGATGGCACCAGGAAAAAAACGCATCCGACCTTCGTTGA